One genomic window of Manihot esculenta cultivar AM560-2 chromosome 16, M.esculenta_v8, whole genome shotgun sequence includes the following:
- the LOC110608207 gene encoding probable WRKY transcription factor 65, producing the protein MNGKFNTNLLITQKEENDNIESGPDSPPSSLLNDTKMTSTSSPKRSKREIQKRVISVPIKDVEGSRLKAETAPPPSDSWAWRKYGQKPIKGSPYPRGYYRCSSSKGCPARKQVERSRVDPSLLVVTYSCEHNHPWPPPSKTHHHSNSSSTKLNLPKPEISTSSTKPENPEPEPEPEEKFTDLGDDSLISTDEFSWFVEMETTSSTILESPIFADERSTAEAEASMFFPMGEEDESLFADLEELPECTAVFRHHRGVGPQVQIC; encoded by the exons ATGAACGGAAAATTCAACACCAACCTACTAATCACTCAGAAAGAAGAGAACGACAATATAGAAAGTGGTCCTGACTCTCCTCCTTCCAGCTTGCTTAACGACACGAAGATGACTTCTACTTCCTCCCCAAAAAGAAG CAAACGGGAGATACAAAAGAGAGTAATCTCGGTGCCAATCAAGGACGTAGAAGGGTCAAGGCTCAAAGCCGAGACTGCTCCGCCGCCGTCCGATTCTTGGGCTTGGAGAAAGTACGGCCAGAAACCCATCAAGGGGTCACCTTACCCTAG AGGATACTACAGGTGTAGCAGTTCAAAGGGTTGCCCAGCCAGAAAACAGGTAGAGAGGAGCCGTGTGGACCCATCTTTGCTAGTGGTCACCTACTCTTGTGAACACAACCACCCTTGGCCACCTCCTTCAAAGACCCACCACCACAGTAATAGCTCCTCCACCAAACTCAACTTACCCAAGCCTGAAATCTCCACTTCCAGTACCAAACCAGAAAACCCAGAACCCGAACCTGAACCAGAGGAGAAGTTCACTGATCTTGGTGATGACTCACTTATTAGTACAGATGAGTTTAGCTGGTTTGTAGAAATGGAAACCACCTCTTCCACCATCCTCGAGAGTCCCATTTTTGCGGATGAAAGAAGCACGGCGGAAGCCGAGGCATCGATGTTTTTCCCTATGGGAGAAGAGGATGAATCCTTGTTCGCCGATCTGGAGGAACTACCGGAATGCACGGCGGTGTTCAGGCACCACCGTGGAGTAGGCCCACAAGTCCAGATCTGCTGA